A genome region from Geodermatophilus bullaregiensis includes the following:
- a CDS encoding alpha/beta fold hydrolase — protein MKPTIVLVHGAYAESSSWNDVITPLVDEGHRVIAWAVPLRGVARDAAALTDLVRSIDGPVVLVGHSYGGALLSSVPADAGDVQGLVFVAGYALEPGESCGDASSLAPGGTLGPTLTRVPLGDGGVDTYIDPARYHHQFAEDLPEAQTTQMAVTQRPVTEAALFEPSGDPPLWRTVPSWFVFGELDRNIPAGAHRIMAERAGSRRTVEIAGASHVVGMSHPAETVRIVLEAADAAASATV, from the coding sequence ATGAAGCCCACCATCGTCCTGGTCCACGGCGCCTACGCCGAGTCGTCGAGCTGGAACGACGTCATCACGCCGCTGGTCGACGAGGGGCACCGCGTGATCGCCTGGGCCGTCCCGCTGCGCGGGGTCGCCCGGGACGCGGCCGCGCTCACGGACCTCGTCCGGAGCATCGACGGCCCGGTCGTGCTGGTCGGCCACTCCTACGGGGGCGCGCTGCTGTCCAGCGTGCCCGCCGACGCCGGCGACGTCCAGGGGCTGGTGTTCGTCGCCGGGTACGCGCTGGAGCCGGGGGAGAGCTGCGGCGACGCGTCCTCGCTCGCCCCCGGCGGCACCCTCGGCCCGACACTGACCCGCGTGCCGCTCGGCGACGGCGGGGTGGACACCTACATCGACCCGGCGCGGTACCACCACCAGTTCGCCGAGGACCTGCCCGAGGCGCAGACGACCCAGATGGCCGTCACCCAGCGCCCGGTGACCGAGGCCGCGCTCTTCGAGCCGTCGGGCGACCCGCCGCTGTGGCGGACGGTGCCGAGCTGGTTCGTGTTCGGCGAGCTGGACCGCAACATCCCGGCGGGCGCGCACCGCATCATGGCCGAGCGGGCCGGGTCACGCCGCACCGTCGAGATCGCGGGCGCCTCGCACGTCGTGGGCATGTCCCACCCCGCCGAGACGGTGCGGATCGTCCTCGAGGCGGCCGACGCCGCCGCGTCCGCGACCGTGTGA
- a CDS encoding cupin domain-containing protein, whose translation MPGREIVQALAEIPEGVASGRHSHPGPEGGYTVRGDVAMEFDDRPTVRLRTGDPFLIPPGVVHDARNAGVVTTKMLSTYVVDESRPLATLHD comes from the coding sequence GTGCCCGGTCGGGAGATCGTCCAGGCCCTCGCCGAGATCCCCGAGGGCGTGGCGTCGGGTCGGCACAGCCACCCGGGACCCGAGGGCGGCTACACCGTCCGGGGCGACGTGGCGATGGAGTTCGACGACCGGCCCACCGTCAGGCTGCGCACCGGCGACCCCTTCCTGATCCCGCCGGGCGTCGTGCACGACGCCCGCAACGCCGGCGTCGTCACGACGAAGATGCTCTCGACCTACGTCGTGGACGAGAGCCGGCCGCTCGCGACCCTCCACGACTGA